One genomic region from Bacteroidales bacterium WCE2008 encodes:
- a CDS encoding 5-(carboxyamino)imidazole ribonucleotide mutase codes for MKVSIIMGSVSDYDVMSGAEQVLSDFGVEFEKRVISAHRTPDLMYEYTKGAKDRGVGVIIAGAGGAAHLAGVAAGLTTLPVIAVPMQTKTLGGLDSLLSMVQMPTGIPVATVAIGGAKNAALLAVEILALSDPGLSEKLDKYRQKQAEKVLNSKI; via the coding sequence ATGAAAGTATCAATCATAATGGGATCTGTCAGTGACTACGACGTAATGTCTGGTGCTGAACAGGTCTTGTCCGACTTTGGAGTGGAGTTCGAGAAGAGGGTCATCAGCGCCCACAGGACTCCGGACCTCATGTATGAATACACAAAAGGAGCGAAAGACCGCGGTGTCGGCGTAATTATCGCCGGTGCAGGCGGAGCGGCGCATCTCGCAGGAGTTGCCGCAGGACTCACTACTCTTCCGGTCATTGCAGTCCCTATGCAGACCAAGACTCTCGGCGGCCTCGATTCCCTTCTTTCGATGGTCCAGATGCCTACCGGAATCCCGGTTGCCACCGTCGCCATTGGAGGCGCAAAGAATGCGGCCTTGCTCGCGGTTGAGATACTCGCACTGTCCGATCCGGGACTCTCGGAAAAACTGGACAAATACAGACAGAAACAGGCAGAAAAAGTATTGAATTCCAAGATATAG
- a CDS encoding putative membrane protein, which translates to MYKHLITALKGFGMGAANVVPGVSGGTIALLTGIYTELIEAINSLMDISVWKLLLKGKFSEFWKAAHGPFLLAVFVGVVLSILTLARVMEYSIVHYPVQTWAFFFGLIIASAIYMILDIRDKKAGDLIWGVAGLALGLVVCTLTPTSTPDSMPFIFLCGAIAVCTMILPGVSGSFVLVIMGKYEFIMSALNNMDLPVLGVFVLGCVVGLLAFAKFLHWLLARCERQTMLVLVGFVLGSLVKVWPWNNMEAVRTANLLGGLDPGAMHIPGAILWGVAGLALVILLEILSKKKS; encoded by the coding sequence ATGTACAAGCACCTTATAACCGCCCTGAAAGGTTTCGGGATGGGCGCCGCAAATGTTGTCCCGGGAGTCTCCGGAGGCACTATCGCCCTGCTTACAGGAATATATACAGAACTTATAGAAGCCATAAATTCCCTGATGGACATATCCGTCTGGAAGCTACTGCTCAAAGGCAAGTTCAGCGAATTCTGGAAAGCCGCCCATGGTCCTTTCCTTCTCGCGGTCTTCGTCGGAGTCGTCCTCAGCATCCTTACCCTCGCAAGGGTCATGGAATACTCGATAGTGCACTACCCTGTCCAGACATGGGCCTTCTTCTTCGGACTGATCATAGCATCGGCGATCTACATGATACTTGACATCAGGGATAAGAAAGCCGGCGACTTGATCTGGGGCGTTGCCGGACTGGCGCTGGGGCTGGTTGTATGTACCCTAACCCCGACCTCGACTCCGGACTCGATGCCGTTCATCTTCCTCTGCGGAGCGATAGCGGTCTGCACGATGATCCTGCCGGGCGTTTCGGGCAGCTTCGTGCTCGTAATCATGGGGAAATATGAATTCATAATGAGCGCGCTGAACAATATGGACCTGCCGGTCCTCGGAGTCTTCGTTCTCGGTTGCGTCGTCGGGCTGCTGGCGTTCGCGAAGTTCCTGCACTGGCTTCTCGCCCGCTGCGAGAGACAGACCATGCTGGTGCTGGTCGGATTCGTTCTGGGATCGCTTGTAAAAGTATGGCCGTGGAACAACATGGAGGCAGTGCGCACCGCCAATCTGCTCGGAGGTCTGGATCCCGGTGCCATGCACATCCCGGGTGCCATTCTATGGGGCGTTGCCGGCCTCGCTCTGGTAATACTTCTGGAGATCCTGAGCAAAAAGAAGTCCTAA
- a CDS encoding SdiA-regulated: MRNNILFHISIMSVLLIACQCQGKNDVEPETEPVQEEVTLPKVISHKKYNVDVEELSGICLTADGESLWAVGDQGQLAKVTIKDGQVSVENVKHFDDDLEGVTLDPASGDLHVCVEGSQKVARISAPGFTERTDLFNVRDAVVGKYGNSGLEGITWYRDSTVYVGSQEEANLWRYNLNGEVLDCISLETVVSGIREIGGLCYDSVNDWLWVTDSEAHALFVFSGDARTYLGKYKVSYIGNNESVCVDHAHNCVWVGDDDDDQPHIYRLEMDGLTIN; this comes from the coding sequence ATGAGAAATAATATTTTATTCCATATATCAATCATGTCGGTCCTTCTTATCGCCTGCCAGTGCCAGGGTAAGAACGATGTCGAACCCGAGACCGAACCGGTCCAGGAGGAGGTTACATTGCCGAAAGTGATATCCCATAAGAAATATAACGTCGATGTCGAGGAACTCTCAGGTATCTGCCTCACGGCAGACGGGGAGTCTCTCTGGGCCGTCGGAGACCAGGGCCAGCTCGCCAAGGTCACCATCAAGGATGGCCAGGTAAGCGTCGAGAACGTCAAGCATTTCGACGACGACCTGGAAGGCGTTACTCTCGATCCTGCATCCGGAGACCTTCATGTGTGCGTGGAAGGATCGCAGAAAGTAGCCCGCATCTCGGCCCCTGGTTTTACGGAGCGCACGGATTTGTTCAATGTCAGGGATGCAGTTGTCGGCAAATACGGCAATTCCGGCCTTGAGGGAATTACATGGTATCGCGACAGCACTGTCTATGTGGGTTCTCAGGAAGAAGCGAATCTCTGGAGATATAACCTCAATGGCGAGGTCCTCGACTGCATCTCGCTCGAGACAGTGGTGTCAGGCATCCGTGAAATCGGCGGATTGTGCTATGACTCCGTAAATGACTGGCTTTGGGTGACGGACTCCGAGGCTCATGCCCTCTTCGTCTTCTCCGGAGACGCCAGGACTTATCTTGGAAAATATAAGGTGTCATACATAGGAAACAATGAATCGGTTTGCGTCGACCACGCTCACAACTGCGTCTGGGTGGGCGATGACGATGATGACCAGCCCCACATATATCGCCTCGAGATGGATGGTCTTACCATCAATTAA
- a CDS encoding cysteinyl-tRNA synthetase, whose translation MRNLFLTNTLTHRKELFVPINPGHVGMYVCGPTVYGDAHLGHARPGVTYDVLQRLFRHLGYKVRYVRNITDVGHLEHDADEGEDKIAKKARLEQLEPMEVVQTYTFRYHEAMRLLNVAPPSIEPRASGHIIEQIETVKKILDAGLAYESNGSIYFDVEKYNNLHRYGILSGRTLDDTLEGTRSLDGQSDKKAPYDFALWKKAEPQHIMKWPSPWGEGFPGWHLECSVMGEKYLGHEFDIHGGGMDLMFPHHECEIAQNVASRGTQGVHYWVHNNMITINGQKMGKSLGNFITLPQLFAGEHDKLDQAYSPMTIRFFILQAHYRSTLDFSNEALQAAEKGLKRVMQAYKDLCAISGHKAINLGYGEFIDAVAPESCKADNAEIKAIFDGVYDALCDDMNTPIALAHIFDAIRIINTAKEGKLQLSAGDIDTLVQLFDDVVFGVLGLRDEASAESGNQKVVAGLMDMVLEERAAAKAAKDWPRSDAIRDNLKALGITVKDTKNGAEWTID comes from the coding sequence ATGAGAAATTTATTCCTTACCAATACTCTGACCCATAGAAAGGAACTGTTTGTCCCGATTAATCCGGGTCATGTCGGCATGTATGTCTGCGGCCCGACCGTCTATGGCGACGCACACCTCGGCCACGCCCGTCCGGGAGTCACCTACGACGTACTCCAGAGACTGTTCAGACACCTCGGCTACAAGGTGCGTTACGTCCGTAACATCACCGACGTAGGCCACCTCGAGCACGACGCCGACGAAGGTGAGGACAAGATTGCAAAGAAAGCCCGGCTGGAGCAGCTCGAGCCGATGGAGGTCGTCCAGACCTATACCTTCCGCTACCACGAGGCCATGCGCCTTCTCAATGTAGCTCCGCCATCCATCGAGCCACGCGCTTCGGGCCATATTATCGAGCAGATCGAGACTGTCAAGAAGATACTTGACGCCGGCCTCGCCTATGAGAGCAACGGCTCGATCTACTTCGACGTAGAGAAATACAACAACCTGCACCGTTACGGCATCCTTTCCGGCCGTACCCTCGACGACACGCTCGAAGGTACCCGCAGCCTCGACGGCCAGAGCGACAAGAAAGCTCCTTACGACTTCGCACTCTGGAAGAAGGCCGAGCCGCAGCATATAATGAAATGGCCGTCCCCATGGGGAGAAGGTTTCCCGGGATGGCATCTCGAATGCTCCGTCATGGGCGAGAAATATCTCGGTCATGAGTTCGACATCCACGGAGGCGGAATGGACCTCATGTTCCCGCACCATGAATGCGAGATCGCCCAGAATGTTGCATCCCGCGGCACCCAGGGCGTGCACTACTGGGTGCACAACAACATGATCACCATCAACGGACAGAAGATGGGCAAGTCCCTCGGCAACTTCATCACCCTGCCGCAGCTCTTCGCCGGCGAGCATGACAAGCTCGACCAGGCATACAGCCCGATGACGATCAGATTCTTCATCCTCCAGGCTCATTACCGCAGCACTCTCGACTTCTCCAACGAAGCCCTCCAGGCCGCAGAGAAGGGACTCAAGAGAGTGATGCAGGCATACAAGGACCTCTGCGCCATCTCCGGCCATAAGGCCATCAACCTCGGCTACGGCGAGTTCATCGATGCAGTCGCACCGGAATCATGCAAGGCCGACAACGCCGAGATCAAGGCTATCTTCGACGGAGTCTACGACGCCCTCTGCGACGACATGAACACTCCGATCGCCCTCGCCCATATCTTCGACGCCATCAGGATCATCAACACGGCCAAGGAAGGAAAGCTTCAGCTCTCCGCCGGAGACATCGACACGCTCGTGCAGCTGTTTGACGACGTGGTCTTCGGAGTCCTCGGCCTACGCGACGAGGCTTCCGCCGAAAGCGGCAACCAGAAAGTCGTTGCCGGCCTGATGGACATGGTACTCGAAGAAAGGGCAGCAGCCAAGGCCGCCAAGGACTGGCCTCGCAGCGATGCAATACGCGACAATCTCAAGGCTCTCGGAATCACGGTGAAGGACACCAAGAACGGAGCCGAGTGGACAATAGACTAA
- a CDS encoding phosphoribosylaminoimidazole-succinocarboxamide synthase: MSRDEIIHDGVSIKIYGTDEEDKVIVRFTDDITAYYKIKKAVIKDKGLYCNCISSMICRALEKGGVPTYFIRQLSDTEQLCYRADVIPMEVIVRNVIAGSMAQRLGLQEGTVPESTIFDLCYKSEPLCDPIINDYHAIALGLVTREELDTIYELTRKVNDILRPLFAGIGITLVDFKIEFGRLADGRLVVADEITPDNARFWDMETGMRLDKDRFRHDNGQVGAAYRTVYERLKTVANVQ; this comes from the coding sequence ATGTCCAGAGACGAAATCATCCACGACGGTGTATCGATCAAGATCTACGGCACCGACGAAGAGGACAAGGTAATAGTCCGCTTCACCGATGACATCACAGCCTACTACAAGATAAAGAAGGCCGTGATAAAGGACAAGGGGCTCTACTGCAACTGCATATCCAGCATGATATGCCGCGCCCTTGAAAAGGGCGGCGTCCCTACCTACTTCATACGCCAGCTCTCTGATACCGAGCAGCTCTGCTACAGGGCGGATGTCATCCCTATGGAAGTGATTGTCCGCAATGTGATTGCCGGCTCGATGGCCCAGAGACTCGGTCTGCAGGAGGGAACGGTGCCTGAAAGCACTATCTTCGACCTGTGCTACAAGTCGGAACCGCTCTGCGATCCGATAATCAACGACTACCATGCGATTGCTCTCGGACTCGTAACCCGAGAGGAACTCGACACGATCTACGAGCTTACCCGCAAGGTAAACGATATCCTTCGCCCGCTTTTCGCCGGTATAGGTATCACTCTTGTCGATTTCAAGATCGAGTTCGGCCGCCTTGCCGACGGAAGGCTCGTCGTAGCTGACGAGATCACCCCTGACAACGCCCGTTTCTGGGACATGGAGACGGGAATGCGTCTGGACAAGGACCGCTTCCGTCACGACAACGGCCAGGTAGGTGCAGCATACAGAACAGTCTATGAACGTCTAAAAACGGTGGCTAATGTTCAATAA
- a CDS encoding phosphoribosylformylglycinamidine synthase — MNSNRIYVEKKPRFQVEARSLREELNENLSLSLGSLRLLNVYDLFGFTPELLERSRFRVFGEVVTDTVTDEIDLTNSKYIAVEYLPGQFDQRAASAVDCVHLIDPKADIRIKSSRLLILDKDVDDETIARIKHYFINAVEAREKDLSKLSDTEHAPVKPVPVLEGFRELKDNAAFCRKMGLAMNADDLQEVINYFTAEGRDPSETELRILDTYWSDHCRHTTFTTELQDIKVEDSFIKDEITGSLNLYLKMRKELGRDNKPVQLMDLATIGAKYLRKKGLLDDMEVSEENNACSVYVDVDNDGVIERWLLMFKNETHNHPTEIEPFGGAATCLGGAIRDPLSGRSYVYQAMRVTGAGNIWKPVAETIPGKLPQKVISRKAAHGYSSYGNQIGLATTHVREIVDEGYTAKRMEIGAVVGAVKASNVRRESPAAGDVILLLGGRTGRDGIGGATGSSKEHTEASLETCGSEVQKGNAPEERKLQRLFRRPEVTSLIKKSNDFGAGGVSVAIGELADGLDIWLDRVPVKYSGLNSTELAISESQERMAVVVEAKDEAVFTEYCRSENVEVTHVAEVTDTARMRMFNHGETIVDLRRDFINSAGARHFAKAEIGAVEDKDPFVAEPATGKLKDRLDALMRRPDICSQRGLIEMFDSTIGRSTVLMPFGGMLQATETQVSVQKLPTSGYTDTASIMAYGYDPKLSEWSPYHGAAYAVVEACAKVVAAGARYGKMRFSYQEYFERMTSDPKTWGKPLSALLGSLKMQEAFGLPSIGGKDSMSGTFEDMHVPPTLVAFGITTVNANTVISPEFKWEGNSIYLIKHTPLADHMPDTDQLKRNWDFVSEQVEAGNIVSGFAVGRGGVAEALCKMSFGNAFGVNVDVDKKDLYCVAPGSIVVETEKELDFENAIRLGNVTSGDDGIRINGESADVFSLMKANEAHWSEIYPIESKPDMKRLLPKGMEGVKPFKARKSDMRYPGEKVEKPLVFLPVFPGTNCDYDTAKAFRKAGAETRFGVFCNLTEQDVLNSIAEMKKNISECHILMLSGGFSAGDEPDGSGKFIANVLNNEEIAAEIHALLDRGGLILGICNGFQALVKSGLLPYGRLGCVTEDSPTLFRNDINRHISQMVTTRVATTNSPWLSGMKIGDDYEIAVSHGEGKFVVSEELARELFANGQVAFQYVNPITEEVTMESPYNPNGSYYAIEGIISRNGQILGKMGHSERYEHNLFKNIQAAELEQPLFDNAVRYFRGE; from the coding sequence ATGAACAGCAACCGTATCTACGTCGAGAAGAAACCCCGGTTCCAGGTCGAGGCACGCAGCCTCAGGGAGGAACTTAACGAAAACCTTTCACTCTCGCTCGGCTCACTGCGGCTACTGAACGTCTACGACTTATTCGGCTTCACTCCAGAACTCCTGGAGAGGAGCCGTTTCCGCGTATTCGGAGAGGTAGTCACGGACACAGTGACCGATGAGATTGACCTTACAAACTCAAAATATATTGCCGTGGAGTACCTTCCGGGGCAATTCGACCAGAGGGCCGCATCAGCAGTCGACTGCGTGCACCTTATCGACCCTAAGGCCGACATCCGCATCAAGAGTTCGAGACTCCTCATATTGGACAAGGATGTGGACGACGAGACAATCGCCAGAATCAAGCATTATTTCATAAATGCAGTGGAGGCCCGCGAAAAGGATCTCTCAAAGCTCAGCGATACCGAGCACGCTCCGGTCAAGCCGGTTCCGGTACTCGAAGGCTTCAGGGAGCTCAAGGACAACGCCGCTTTCTGCCGCAAGATGGGACTCGCGATGAATGCCGACGACCTTCAGGAAGTCATCAACTACTTCACCGCCGAAGGCCGCGACCCGTCCGAGACCGAACTCCGTATCCTGGATACGTACTGGAGCGACCACTGCCGCCACACTACCTTCACCACCGAACTTCAGGACATCAAGGTGGAAGATTCGTTCATCAAGGACGAGATAACCGGCAGCCTCAATCTCTATCTCAAGATGAGGAAGGAACTTGGCCGCGACAACAAGCCTGTCCAGCTTATGGACCTCGCCACGATCGGTGCGAAGTACCTCCGCAAGAAGGGGCTTCTCGACGATATGGAGGTCAGCGAAGAGAATAACGCGTGCAGCGTATATGTAGACGTGGACAATGACGGGGTTATCGAAAGATGGCTTCTCATGTTCAAGAACGAGACTCACAACCACCCTACGGAAATCGAGCCGTTCGGAGGTGCAGCCACATGTCTCGGAGGTGCCATCAGGGACCCTCTTTCAGGCCGTAGCTATGTCTATCAGGCAATGAGGGTGACCGGTGCCGGAAATATCTGGAAACCTGTCGCCGAGACAATCCCCGGCAAGCTTCCGCAGAAAGTGATCAGCCGCAAGGCCGCCCACGGATACTCATCCTACGGTAACCAGATAGGTCTCGCCACAACCCATGTCCGCGAAATCGTCGACGAGGGATACACGGCAAAGAGAATGGAGATCGGAGCAGTCGTAGGAGCCGTCAAGGCTTCAAACGTGCGCCGCGAATCCCCGGCAGCCGGAGACGTCATACTGCTTCTTGGCGGCCGCACCGGACGCGACGGCATCGGCGGAGCTACCGGATCTTCAAAGGAACATACGGAGGCATCTCTGGAAACATGCGGCAGCGAGGTGCAGAAAGGTAACGCACCTGAGGAGCGCAAGCTCCAGCGTCTGTTCCGCAGGCCGGAAGTGACTTCGCTCATAAAGAAGTCCAATGACTTCGGAGCCGGCGGCGTCAGCGTCGCCATCGGCGAACTTGCCGACGGACTCGACATCTGGCTCGACCGCGTCCCTGTCAAGTACAGCGGCCTGAACAGCACCGAACTCGCTATCAGCGAGTCCCAGGAGCGTATGGCCGTTGTCGTCGAGGCTAAGGACGAAGCCGTGTTCACGGAATACTGCCGCAGCGAGAATGTTGAAGTCACCCATGTCGCTGAGGTGACAGACACGGCCAGAATGAGAATGTTCAACCATGGCGAGACGATCGTGGATCTCCGCCGTGATTTCATAAACAGCGCAGGTGCAAGGCATTTCGCCAAGGCCGAGATCGGAGCCGTCGAAGACAAGGATCCGTTCGTTGCCGAGCCTGCAACCGGAAAGCTTAAGGACCGTCTGGACGCTCTGATGCGCAGGCCGGACATATGTTCCCAGAGAGGACTCATCGAGATGTTCGACAGCACCATCGGCCGTTCGACAGTGCTGATGCCGTTCGGAGGAATGCTCCAGGCTACCGAGACCCAGGTTTCGGTCCAGAAGCTCCCGACCTCCGGATATACCGATACCGCCAGCATCATGGCCTATGGCTATGATCCTAAGCTCAGCGAGTGGAGTCCATATCATGGCGCCGCTTACGCTGTCGTCGAGGCCTGTGCGAAGGTTGTCGCCGCCGGAGCCCGTTACGGGAAGATGCGTTTCTCTTACCAGGAGTACTTCGAGAGGATGACCTCTGATCCGAAGACATGGGGCAAGCCGCTTTCGGCCCTGCTCGGTTCGCTGAAGATGCAGGAGGCCTTCGGACTTCCGTCCATCGGCGGAAAGGACTCCATGAGCGGAACGTTCGAGGACATGCATGTACCTCCGACCCTCGTGGCTTTCGGTATCACCACAGTAAACGCAAATACTGTAATCTCTCCTGAGTTTAAGTGGGAGGGCAACAGCATATATCTCATAAAGCATACTCCGCTTGCCGACCATATGCCTGACACGGACCAGCTCAAGCGTAACTGGGATTTCGTATCGGAGCAGGTAGAGGCCGGGAACATCGTTTCCGGATTCGCAGTAGGCAGGGGAGGCGTCGCCGAGGCTCTCTGCAAGATGTCCTTCGGTAACGCTTTCGGAGTCAATGTCGATGTCGATAAGAAGGATCTCTATTGCGTCGCTCCTGGCTCGATAGTAGTCGAGACCGAGAAGGAACTGGATTTCGAGAATGCTATCCGTCTCGGTAATGTCACTTCTGGTGACGACGGTATCCGTATCAACGGAGAGTCGGCCGACGTATTCAGCCTGATGAAGGCCAACGAGGCGCACTGGTCGGAGATTTATCCTATCGAGAGCAAGCCTGACATGAAGCGTCTCCTTCCTAAGGGAATGGAGGGCGTCAAGCCATTCAAGGCCCGCAAGTCAGACATGCGTTATCCTGGAGAGAAGGTTGAGAAGCCTCTGGTATTCCTTCCTGTCTTCCCTGGAACCAACTGCGATTACGATACAGCCAAGGCTTTCCGCAAGGCCGGTGCCGAGACCCGTTTCGGAGTCTTCTGCAACCTTACGGAGCAGGATGTGCTGAACTCTATCGCTGAAATGAAGAAGAACATATCCGAGTGCCATATCCTCATGCTCAGCGGCGGATTCTCTGCCGGTGACGAGCCGGACGGCAGCGGAAAATTCATAGCCAATGTTTTGAATAACGAGGAAATCGCCGCAGAGATCCATGCCCTTCTCGACAGGGGAGGCCTTATTCTCGGTATCTGCAACGGATTCCAGGCCCTTGTGAAGTCAGGTCTTCTCCCTTACGGCCGTCTCGGCTGCGTAACTGAGGATTCACCTACTCTTTTCAGGAACGACATCAACCGCCATATATCCCAGATGGTGACCACACGTGTCGCCACGACCAATTCTCCTTGGCTCAGCGGAATGAAGATCGGCGACGATTATGAGATTGCCGTCAGCCACGGAGAGGGCAAGTTTGTCGTATCGGAAGAGCTTGCACGCGAGCTCTTCGCCAACGGCCAGGTAGCCTTCCAGTATGTCAATCCGATTACCGAGGAAGTCACCATGGAGTCTCCTTATAACCCTAATGGCTCATACTATGCCATCGAGGGTATAATAAGCCGCAACGGCCAGATTCTCGGAAAGATGGGCCACAGCGAGCGTTACGAACATAATCTTTTCAAAAACATCCAGGCCGCAGAGCTTGAACAGCCTCTGTTCGACAATGCGGTAAGATATTTCAGAGGAGAATAA
- a CDS encoding transcriptional regulator, DeoR family has product MDVYDSAQGRRSAILQRLNKDSSVNVTELSKEFGVSEVTIRKDLRILRERKLLIRVHGGAISRSNVYADEEEDRHFSFKSLVNSREKEAIGRAAAAHIKNGDTIIIDSGSTALEVAKNLHKFQDLTIITNSVNAMIEALKYKRFKVILLGGTVRESSYSTVGPLAESNLKVFYCDKLFLGVDSFSVETGLSTPNVEEASTNQVMISRAREVIAVFDSSKLNKRAFAFIATPDKISTVVTDNHLPVGVRNQLKAMKIEVETVSV; this is encoded by the coding sequence ATGGATGTATATGATTCCGCTCAGGGGAGGCGTTCGGCCATTCTCCAAAGATTAAATAAAGACTCGTCAGTCAATGTGACCGAGCTCAGCAAAGAGTTCGGCGTGTCTGAGGTGACTATCAGGAAAGACCTCCGGATCCTTCGCGAAAGGAAACTTCTTATCCGGGTGCATGGCGGGGCGATCAGCCGTTCCAATGTGTATGCGGACGAGGAGGAAGACCGTCATTTCAGCTTCAAGAGTCTCGTCAATTCCCGCGAAAAAGAGGCAATCGGGCGTGCCGCTGCCGCTCATATAAAGAACGGCGATACCATTATTATAGACTCGGGAAGTACGGCCCTCGAGGTGGCGAAGAATCTCCATAAGTTTCAAGATCTTACGATAATCACGAACTCTGTCAATGCCATGATCGAGGCTCTGAAATACAAGCGGTTCAAGGTCATACTTCTGGGCGGCACCGTGCGGGAATCCAGCTATTCGACGGTCGGTCCGCTGGCTGAATCCAACCTCAAGGTGTTCTATTGCGACAAGCTCTTCCTGGGCGTGGACAGCTTCTCCGTCGAGACCGGTCTTTCGACTCCGAATGTGGAAGAAGCCAGCACCAACCAGGTGATGATCTCAAGGGCGAGAGAGGTCATCGCGGTCTTCGACAGCTCCAAGCTCAACAAGCGGGCCTTCGCTTTCATAGCTACCCCGGACAAGATCAGTACGGTGGTTACGGACAACCATCTGCCGGTCGGAGTGCGCAACCAGTTAAAAGCAATGAAAATCGAGGTCGAAACAGTCTCAGTATAG
- a CDS encoding exodeoxyribonuclease-3 — translation MKFVSWNVNGLRACEGKGFSEAFRALDADFFCLQETKMQEGQLDLAFEGFDSYWNYAEKKGYSGTAIFTRLKPLSVSYGIGIDMHDHEGRVITLEMPEFYLVCVYVPNAQDGLKRLDYRMQWEDDFRAYLSGLSAKKGVIVCGDLNVAHNEIDLKNPSSNRHNAGFTDEERGKFNALLASGFTDSWRSLNPDTVKYSWWSYRFHARENNAGWRIDYFLVSDSIKDKIAGAEIHNEIFGSDHCPVELTLSL, via the coding sequence ATGAAATTCGTATCCTGGAACGTAAACGGGCTTCGTGCCTGCGAGGGGAAGGGCTTCAGCGAGGCCTTCAGGGCGCTGGATGCCGATTTCTTCTGCCTGCAGGAGACGAAGATGCAGGAAGGCCAGCTGGATCTGGCTTTCGAAGGCTTTGATTCATACTGGAACTACGCAGAAAAGAAAGGCTATTCCGGAACCGCAATCTTCACAAGGCTGAAACCGCTTTCAGTTTCCTACGGCATCGGTATCGACATGCACGACCACGAAGGCCGAGTAATCACTCTCGAAATGCCGGAATTCTATCTGGTCTGCGTCTATGTACCGAATGCCCAGGACGGACTCAAGAGGCTCGATTACAGGATGCAGTGGGAAGACGACTTCAGGGCCTACCTCAGCGGGCTCTCTGCGAAAAAGGGAGTCATCGTCTGCGGAGACCTCAACGTCGCCCACAACGAAATCGACCTGAAGAATCCTTCAAGCAACCGCCACAACGCCGGCTTCACAGATGAAGAAAGGGGAAAATTCAACGCCCTGCTCGCATCAGGCTTCACTGACAGCTGGCGGTCCCTCAATCCGGACACGGTCAAATATTCATGGTGGTCATACCGCTTCCACGCCCGCGAGAACAACGCAGGATGGCGTATCGACTACTTCCTGGTTTCGGATTCGATAAAAGACAAGATCGCCGGAGCGGAGATCCATAACGAGATTTTCGGCTCGGACCACTGTCCGGTCGAGCTTACTCTTTCTCTCTGA
- a CDS encoding Sugar or nucleoside kinase, ribokinase family, which yields MKSILGIGNALTDILAVLPDDTLLKEYHLPKGSMQHVDMETGDKIWSALKEVGVKYVPGGSAANTITCTAIFGMPSGYIGKIGNDELGHLFKSTMEQYGVNTTMLYGTKSSGRCMVFISGANAERTFADYMGSALEMGPEDLKQEYFEGYDYFHIEGYLVQNQDLILKAVQMAKAAGCKISIDMASYNVVESNEAFLHNLVDNYVDIVFANETEAKSFTKLEPREALAELSKHCEIAVVKVGKDGSMVQKGDEYYFIEPWPAKAIDATGAGDTYAAGFLYAHSLGMPLKVCGEIGSIIAAKVVEVIGTKIDIPRWKEAKIEIKKLIAENSR from the coding sequence ATGAAATCTATACTCGGAATAGGCAACGCTCTTACTGATATCCTGGCCGTACTGCCGGATGATACTTTGCTTAAGGAGTACCATCTTCCGAAAGGAAGCATGCAGCATGTGGACATGGAGACCGGAGACAAGATCTGGTCAGCGCTCAAGGAGGTCGGAGTAAAATACGTTCCCGGAGGCTCTGCAGCCAACACAATCACCTGCACTGCTATTTTCGGCATGCCTTCCGGCTATATCGGAAAGATCGGCAACGACGAACTCGGCCATCTCTTCAAGAGCACGATGGAGCAGTATGGAGTAAATACGACCATGCTCTACGGCACGAAGTCGTCAGGACGCTGCATGGTCTTCATCTCCGGAGCCAATGCGGAGAGGACTTTCGCCGATTACATGGGCTCGGCCCTCGAGATGGGACCGGAGGACCTGAAGCAGGAGTATTTCGAAGGTTACGATTATTTCCATATCGAGGGATACCTAGTACAGAACCAGGACCTTATCCTGAAAGCCGTGCAGATGGCCAAGGCCGCCGGCTGCAAGATCTCCATCGATATGGCTTCATACAATGTAGTGGAGTCCAACGAGGCTTTCCTGCATAACCTTGTAGACAATTACGTCGACATTGTATTCGCCAACGAGACCGAGGCCAAGTCTTTCACCAAGCTCGAGCCGCGGGAGGCCCTCGCCGAACTCTCCAAGCACTGCGAGATCGCAGTCGTCAAAGTCGGCAAGGACGGTTCCATGGTCCAGAAAGGAGACGAGTATTATTTCATCGAGCCGTGGCCGGCCAAGGCGATCGATGCCACCGGAGCCGGAGACACCTATGCCGCGGGCTTCCTGTATGCTCATTCTCTCGGAATGCCGCTGAAGGTCTGCGGGGAGATCGGTTCGATAATCGCCGCAAAGGTGGTCGAAGTGATAGGCACGAAGATTGATATTCCACGCTGGAAAGAAGCAAAGATAGAAATCAAGAAACTTATCGCAGAGAATTCAAGATAG